One window from the genome of Pseudoxanthomonas sp. CF385 encodes:
- a CDS encoding methyl-accepting chemotaxis protein, whose protein sequence is FQTNILALNAAVEAARAGEQGRGFAVVASEVRTLAQRSASAAKEIKGLIETSVEKVADGSALVNQAGATMGEIVASVQRVTDIMAEISAASQEQSAGIEQVNQTITQMDEATQQNAALVEEATAAARSMEEQAQSLTESVSVFKLQASVSAPVRQAIAQAAAPKPAAPKAVVRKPAARKPEPAFAEGDWQEF, encoded by the coding sequence TTCCAGACCAACATCCTGGCGCTGAACGCCGCGGTCGAAGCCGCGCGTGCCGGTGAGCAGGGCCGCGGCTTCGCCGTGGTCGCCTCGGAAGTGCGGACGCTGGCCCAGCGCTCGGCCAGTGCGGCCAAGGAGATCAAGGGCCTGATCGAGACCTCGGTGGAGAAGGTCGCCGACGGTTCGGCCCTGGTGAACCAGGCCGGTGCCACGATGGGCGAGATCGTCGCCTCGGTGCAGCGCGTGACCGACATCATGGCCGAGATCTCCGCCGCCTCGCAGGAACAGTCGGCCGGCATCGAACAGGTCAACCAGACCATCACCCAGATGGACGAAGCCACCCAGCAGAACGCGGCGCTGGTGGAAGAAGCCACCGCGGCCGCACGCAGCATGGAAGAACAGGCCCAGTCCCTGACCGAGTCGGTGTCGGTGTTCAAGCTGCAGGCCTCGGTCAGCGCCCCGGTGCGCCAGGCCATCGCCCAGGCGGCGGCACCGAAGCCGGCTGCGCCCAAGGCCGTGGTCCGCAAGCCGGCCGCGCGCAAGCCCGAACCGGCCTTCGCCGAAGGCGACTGGCAGGAGTTCTGA